In Spea bombifrons isolate aSpeBom1 chromosome 12, aSpeBom1.2.pri, whole genome shotgun sequence, the following proteins share a genomic window:
- the FAM118B gene encoding protein FAM118B, which yields MASALTVKSERQMLIEDGVSPAKKPRKLLPSLKTKRPQELVLVIGTGISAAVAPQVPALKSWKGLIQALLDAANDFDLLEDEESKKFQKCLHEDKNLIHVAHDLIQKLSPRTSNVRSTFFKDCLYEVFDDLESKMEDSGKQLLQSVLQLMENGALVLTTNFDNLLEIYAFHQGKQLESLDLTDEKKVLEWAQEKKKLSVLHIHGVYTNPSGIVLHPAGYQNVLRNTEVMREIQKLYETKSFLFLGCGRTVDDTTFQALFLEAVKHKSDLEHFMLVRREDVDEFKKLRENMLDKGIKVISYGTEYSDLPEYFERLANEISNRGRAGTTRETPARNGPGHANCLSKEPSS from the exons ATGGCTTCCGCACTGACCGTCAAATCTGAGAGGCAAATGCTGATAGAAGACGGGGTGTCCCCGGCCAAGAAGCCCAG AAAACTTCTCCCGAGCCTAAAAACCAAGAGGCCCCAGGAGCTGGTCCTGGTGATCGGGACGGGGATCAGCGCAGCCGTCGCACCCCAGGTCCCGGCACTGAAGtcctggaaagggttaatccagGCCCTTCTAGACGCTGCGAATGACTTCGACCTCCTGGAAGACGAGGAAAGCAAGAAGTTCCAGAAATGTCTCCACGAGGACAAGAACCTCATCCATGTGGCTCACGATCTGATCCAGAAGCTGTCGCCG CGTACGAGCAACGTGCGCTCCACCTTCTTCAAGGACTGCCTGTACGAGGTGTTTGACGACCTGGAGTCCAAGATGGAGGATTCCGGGAAGCAGCTCCTGCAGTCCGTCTTGCAGCTGATGGAGAACGGAGCTCTGGTCCTGACCACGAACTTCGACAACTTGCTGGAGATCTACGCCTTCCACCAGGGGAAGCAGCTGGAGTCGCTGGATCTGACCGACGAGAAGAAG GTGCTGGAATGGGCTcaggagaagaagaagctgaGCGTCCTGCACATCCACGGCGTCTACACCAACCCCAGCGGCATAGTCCTGCACCCGGCCGGCTACCAGAACGTTCTCCGTAACACTGAGGTCATG CGGGAGATCCAGAAGCTCTACGAGACCAAATCTTTCCTGTTCCTGGGCTGCGGCCGCACCGTGGACGACACGACGTTCCAGGCCCTCTTCCTCGAGGCGGTGAAGCACAAGTCGGACCTGGAACATTTCATGTTGGTTCGGCGGGAGGATGTCGACGAGTTCAAGAAACTGCGGGAGAACATGCTGGACAAGGGCATCAAGGTGATCTCGTACGGCACGGAATACTCCGACCTGCCCGAGTACTTCGAGAGACTGGCCAACGAAATCTCCAACCGCGGCAGAGCCG GAACAACAAGAGAGACCCCCGCGAGGAACGGACCGGGTCACGCAAACTGCCTGAGTAAAG AGCCCAGCAGCTGA
- the SRPRA gene encoding signal recognition particle receptor subunit alpha has protein sequence MLDFFTIFSKGGIVLWCFQGVKGSFTGPVNALIRSVILQERGGNNCFTHDSLTLKHKLDNQFELVFVVGYQKILTLTYVDKLIDDVHREFRDKYRNQIQQNGALGLLSGTFDFHDDFSLLLRAAENSGKVRPPPAMKTFEQSLKSQKTVKSMIEKPGEKAKENTKKSKASKKENIAPEAVTTNNKPAKQSIAAAGEKEQLTPEEIMQRKREEFFRKKMKGGDKISKSPKPEAPKEKGKQPRVWVPGASNTKELDYSKHTTNGGPEDPSLPDDDREALRSAGGGMQGNLPDLEVESSSEEEEDDDEEEEEQLVAKSKTSPAPIKASAKKSGFGGMFGMLKGLVGAKSLTLDDMEPVLERMKDHLIAKNVAADIAVQLCESVAKKLEGKVMGTFSTVASAVKQALQESLVQILQPKRRVDVLRDVMEAQRLRRPYVITFCGVNGVGKSTNLAKISFWLIENGFSVLIAACDTFRAGAVEQLRTHTRRLNSLHPPEDHKGRTMVQLYEKGYGKDAAGIAMEAITYARNQSFDVVLVDTAGRMQDNAPLMTALAKLIAVNMPDLVLFVGEALVGNEAVDQLVKFNKALADHSMADKPRLIDGIVLTKFDTIDDKVGAAISMTYITGQPIVFVGTGQTYCDLRSLNAKAVVAALMKA, from the exons GAGAGAGGAGGGAATAATTGCTTCACCCACGACTCGCTGACTCTGAAACATAAACTGGACAACCAGTTCGAGCTGGTGTTTGTG GTTGGGTATCAGAAGATTTTAACCCTGACGTACGTCGATAAACTGATAGACGATGTTCACCGAGAATTCCGCGATAAATATCGCAATCAGATCCAGCAGAACGGGGCTCTGGGGCTGCTCAGCGGGACCTTCGACTTTCACGATGATTTCAGCCTCCTTCTCAG GGCGGCGGAGAACTCCGGCAAAGTCCGTCCTCCTCCCGCCATGAAAACCTTCGAACAGTCGCTGAAGTCGCAGAAGACGGTGAAGTCCATGATTGAGAAGCCCGGGGAGAAAGCAAAGGAGAACACCAAGAAGAGCAAGGCTTCCAAAAAAGAGA ATATTGCCCCAGAAGCCGTTACCACGAATAACAAACCCGCCAAGCAGAGCATCGCAGCCGCGGGGGAGAAGGAGCAGCTCACACCGGAGGAGATCATGCAGCGCAAGCGAGAGGAGTTCTTCCGGAAGAAAATGAAGGGAGGAGACAAGATCAG CAAGTCTCCCAAGCCGGAGGCTCCAAAAGAGAAGGGAAAGCAGCCCCGAGTCTGGGTTCCCGGAGCCTCCAACACCAAAGAACTGGACTACAGTAAACACACCACCAACGGCGGCCCGGAGGATCCATCTCTGCCGGACGACGATCGCGAGGCTCTG AGATCCGCAGGCGGGGGGATGCAGGGAAACCTGCCTGATCTGGAAGTCGAGAGCAGCAGCGAGGAAGAGGAGGACgacgacgaagaggaggaagagcagCTGGTGGCCAAATCCAAAACCTCTCCGGCCCCGATAAAGGCCAG TGCGAAGAAGAGTGGCTTCGGGGGGATGTTCGGGATGTTAAAGGGGCTGGTGGGAGCCAAAAGCCTCACGCTGGACGATATGGAGCCGGTTCTAGAAAGGATGAAGGATCATCTCATAG CGAAGAACGTGGCAGCTGATATCGCGGTGCAGCTCTGTGAATCAGTGGCCAAGAAGCTGGAAGGAAAAGTGATGGGAACGTTCAGCA CTGTGGCATCTGCAGTGAAGCAGGCTTTGCAGGAGTCGCTGGTGCAGATCCTGCAGCCGAAGCGCCGCGTGGACGTGCTGCGTGATGTCATGGAGGCGCAGCGACTTCGCCGTCCGTACGTCATCACGTTCTGCGGGGTCAACGGTGTTGGGAAATCAACAAACCTGGCCAAG ATCTCTTTCTGGCTGATAGAGAACGGTTTCAGCGTGCTCATTGCCGCGTGCGACACGTTCCGTGCCGGGGCGGTGGAGCAGCTACGGACTCACACTCGGCGCCTGAACTCGCTGCACCCTCCAGAGGACCACAAAGGGCGCACCATGGTCCAGCTGTATGAGAAGGGCTACGGGAAGGACGCCGCCGGCATCGCCATGGAAGCCATAACGTACG CTCGGAACCAGTCCTTCGATGTGGTTCTGGTGGACACCGCGGGGCGCATGCAAGACAATGCCCCCCTCATGACTGCCCTGGCGAAGCTGATCGCGGTGAACATGCCCGACCTGGTGCTCTTTGTAGGGGAAGCTTTAGTCGGCAACGAAGCCGTGGATCAGCTG GTGAAGTTTAACAAAGCTCTGGCCGATCACTCCATGGCAGACAAGCCGCGTCTCATCGACGGGATCGTCCTCACCAAGTTCGATACCATCGACGACAAG GTGGGCGCAGCTATTTCCATGACGTACATCACCGGCCAGCCGATAGTGTTCGTGGGGACGGGGCAGACGTACTGCGACCTGCGCAGCCTGAACGCCAAGGCCGTGGTAGCCGCTCTGATGAAGGCTTAA